One Aureibacillus halotolerans DNA segment encodes these proteins:
- a CDS encoding alpha/beta fold hydrolase: MLKFRTSDGIELFYERSGKGKPCLYLHGGPGYWSKSFQHYSQDVLEDQLDMVYLDQRGCGRSGHSTDKHYSLDRLIQDIEELRQFLGVKSWCIMGHSFGGILAVTYTQKYPEQVDGLILLNATLHFSDSLNHQINQCNEWLGLSSNSPMIENTSTLMNTFMTTIRKAIEKDVFYKLQYENINTKYEMDKIDTRINSDPEFQKYIFASSDFFKDFTTVSAEIKVMTLVVTGKHDHAIGPTHYQRFQFQDAMICQLNCAHHPYAEDQKELRKAVFAFLNYLPQRQMTTE; encoded by the coding sequence ATGTTGAAATTCCGCACTAGTGATGGAATTGAACTCTTTTATGAACGGAGTGGAAAAGGGAAACCTTGTCTTTATTTACACGGAGGTCCAGGGTACTGGAGTAAATCTTTTCAACATTATAGCCAAGATGTTCTGGAGGATCAGCTGGACATGGTCTACTTGGACCAAAGAGGTTGCGGTCGATCAGGTCATTCGACAGATAAACACTATTCCTTGGATCGTTTAATCCAAGATATAGAGGAATTACGACAATTTTTAGGCGTGAAATCATGGTGCATTATGGGTCACTCATTTGGCGGAATTCTAGCCGTTACATATACTCAGAAGTATCCCGAACAAGTGGATGGGTTGATTTTATTGAACGCTACACTTCACTTTAGTGATTCGTTAAACCACCAGATCAATCAATGTAATGAATGGCTAGGCTTGTCGTCGAACTCTCCTATGATAGAGAACACGTCAACATTGATGAATACTTTCATGACAACAATCAGAAAAGCGATAGAGAAGGATGTGTTCTACAAACTTCAATATGAAAATATCAACACAAAGTACGAAATGGACAAAATCGATACTAGAATTAACAGTGACCCTGAGTTTCAAAAATATATATTTGCATCGAGTGATTTTTTTAAGGATTTTACGACCGTATCCGCAGAAATTAAAGTAATGACGTTAGTTGTTACTGGTAAACATGACCATGCTATTGGTCCAACCCATTATCAAAGATTTCAATTTCAAGACGCGATGATTTGTCAATTGAACTGTGCACACCATCCATATGCTGAGGACCAAAAGGAATTAAGAAAAGCGGTTTTTGCCTTTTTAAATTATTTGCCTCAACGTCAGATGACGACAGAGTGA
- a CDS encoding (Fe-S)-binding protein, with amino-acid sequence MKNSTDIQQAFHERLDEGELMNCMRCGFCLPACPTYIHTGGNELHSPRGRIAMMKAVHDGEMAPTEEMKASLDLCLGCRACEPACPAGVTYGHLLEESRAIFAEHEEKSPVHKLVFGDLFPKPKRMKQAIGAVRLYQKSGLQKVTRTIGFLSLFPKGMKELEETLPEVIPKKERVHRAVYHAVGEKKATVAFFTGCLMDTLFHPTNKATIGLLQLAGCEVVVPAEQACCGALHGHAGEKAKGIEMAKHNITAFEASEADHIVLNAGGCGAFLQEYDTLLVKEEGDWPERAKRFAQKIQDFSSVLFTLGFIESIPLKLEEKTITFQDSCHLRNGQHVFKEPRALLQAIQGTHYVEMANADSCCGSAGVYNMLQPEMAGEILKEKMNKVNDTQADVIVTANPGCLLQMKAGCNQHSDTLTTEAMHLADLLWESVGQEQRQNVMN; translated from the coding sequence ATGAAAAACTCCACGGATATTCAGCAAGCATTTCATGAACGTTTAGACGAAGGTGAATTAATGAACTGTATGCGGTGTGGCTTTTGTTTGCCCGCATGCCCGACTTACATTCACACCGGGGGAAATGAACTTCACTCACCTCGTGGACGGATTGCAATGATGAAGGCGGTTCATGATGGTGAGATGGCTCCAACAGAAGAAATGAAAGCATCGCTCGATCTTTGCCTTGGCTGTCGGGCTTGTGAGCCAGCTTGTCCAGCGGGTGTGACATATGGTCACTTACTTGAGGAGTCACGCGCCATTTTTGCTGAGCATGAAGAGAAGAGCCCTGTTCATAAGCTTGTGTTTGGAGATTTATTTCCTAAGCCAAAGCGAATGAAGCAAGCCATTGGTGCAGTTCGTCTTTATCAAAAATCAGGTCTGCAAAAAGTGACGCGAACGATTGGGTTTTTATCGCTATTTCCAAAAGGTATGAAAGAGCTTGAGGAGACATTGCCAGAAGTAATACCGAAAAAAGAGCGTGTACATCGTGCTGTGTATCATGCCGTTGGCGAGAAGAAAGCGACCGTCGCCTTTTTTACGGGCTGTTTGATGGACACCCTTTTTCATCCAACAAACAAAGCGACAATTGGTTTATTGCAGTTGGCAGGTTGTGAGGTTGTCGTTCCTGCAGAGCAAGCCTGTTGTGGAGCACTTCACGGGCATGCTGGGGAAAAAGCAAAGGGCATCGAGATGGCAAAACACAATATCACTGCCTTTGAAGCGTCTGAGGCAGATCATATTGTGTTAAACGCCGGCGGGTGTGGGGCTTTTTTACAGGAATACGATACGTTGTTGGTGAAAGAAGAAGGGGATTGGCCAGAGCGGGCCAAGCGTTTCGCTCAAAAAATCCAAGACTTCTCAAGCGTTCTCTTCACGCTCGGATTTATCGAATCTATTCCACTAAAGCTCGAAGAAAAAACGATCACCTTTCAGGATTCCTGCCATCTTCGAAACGGGCAACACGTGTTCAAAGAGCCCCGTGCACTCCTTCAGGCGATCCAAGGTACGCATTACGTTGAGATGGCGAATGCCGACAGTTGTTGTGGTTCAGCGGGGGTATACAATATGCTGCAGCCTGAAATGGCAGGCGAGATATTGAAGGAAAAAATGAATAAGGTCAACGATACGCAAGCAGATGTTATTGTCACGGCGAACCCAGGGTGCTTGCTGCAAATGAAAGCTGGCTGCAATCAGCATAGTGATACTCTTACGACAGAAGCCATGCATCTTGCCGATCTCCTCTGGGAGAGTGTCGGTCAAGAACAGCGACAGAACGTCATGAATTAG
- the glcD gene encoding glycolate oxidase subunit GlcD encodes MEQAIAYFTEILGSAHVRVSHADRLVYSYDGTPGYQALPDCIVVPGSTEDVSAIVTYCHNHYIPIVPRGSGTNLSAGTCPTQGGVVVLFTRMNQILEVDTQNLTMTVQPGVVTKDIHNAAEVNGLFYPPDPSSQAISTIGGNINENSGGLRGLKYGVTKDYVLGLQVVLPNGHVLATGGKLTKDVAGYDVTKLIVGSEGTLGIVTEATLKLVPRQEAKSTLLASFRSIEEAAKTVSLIIEQAIIPATLEFMDKGTIAAVEDFVNVGLPLEAAAVLLIEQDGKQEVVQEDMKKVESICRHSGAVNVTMAASETEAEELRRARRAALSALARLAPTTILEDATVPRANVADMVNAIEQIARKHDVRICTFGHAGDGNLHPTCVTDARNTAEMERVEAAFEEIFAAAIDLGGTITGEHGVGEMKAPYLAWKVGETGIEVMKAIKAAFDPRNIMNPGKLFAKEQRKRVTL; translated from the coding sequence ATGGAACAAGCGATAGCTTATTTTACAGAGATTTTAGGGTCTGCACATGTTCGTGTGTCGCATGCAGACAGGCTCGTGTATTCCTATGATGGGACACCAGGTTATCAAGCACTGCCAGATTGTATTGTCGTGCCAGGATCGACGGAGGACGTTTCTGCCATAGTGACGTACTGTCATAATCACTATATTCCGATTGTGCCTAGAGGCTCAGGGACAAATTTAAGCGCAGGCACATGCCCAACTCAAGGTGGCGTAGTGGTTTTATTTACACGTATGAACCAAATTCTTGAGGTGGATACGCAAAATTTAACAATGACCGTACAGCCGGGTGTCGTGACGAAAGACATTCACAATGCGGCTGAGGTGAACGGTCTTTTTTATCCACCAGACCCATCCTCGCAAGCGATTTCAACGATTGGTGGAAACATTAATGAGAATTCCGGTGGATTACGCGGACTTAAGTACGGAGTAACGAAGGATTACGTGCTTGGGCTTCAGGTTGTGCTTCCAAATGGTCATGTTTTGGCGACTGGGGGGAAGCTGACAAAGGATGTCGCTGGATACGACGTAACGAAGCTCATCGTAGGCTCTGAGGGAACATTGGGAATTGTCACAGAGGCCACACTAAAGCTTGTCCCACGCCAAGAGGCAAAGAGCACATTGTTGGCAAGCTTTCGTTCCATCGAGGAGGCAGCGAAGACGGTTTCTCTTATTATTGAACAGGCCATCATTCCGGCAACACTTGAATTTATGGACAAAGGGACAATTGCTGCGGTCGAGGACTTTGTCAATGTCGGATTGCCTCTTGAAGCAGCCGCTGTGCTACTCATTGAGCAGGACGGAAAGCAAGAGGTTGTGCAAGAAGACATGAAGAAGGTGGAGAGCATTTGCCGACACTCAGGAGCAGTGAATGTGACAATGGCTGCCTCAGAAACAGAAGCAGAAGAATTACGCCGCGCACGCAGAGCAGCATTATCTGCCCTCGCCAGACTTGCGCCGACGACGATCCTTGAGGATGCGACTGTGCCGAGAGCCAACGTCGCCGATATGGTGAATGCTATTGAGCAGATTGCTAGAAAACATGACGTTCGCATTTGCACGTTTGGTCATGCAGGTGATGGGAATCTCCATCCAACTTGTGTCACGGATGCGAGGAATACTGCCGAAATGGAACGTGTGGAAGCCGCCTTTGAGGAGATTTTTGCCGCCGCCATCGACTTGGGTGGCACGATTACGGGTGAGCATGGGGTAGGGGAGATGAAGGCCCCATACCTTGCTTGGAAAGTAGGCGAGACAGGTATCGAGGTGATGAAGGCAATCAAAGCAGCCTTTGACCCTCGCAACATTATGAATCCTGGAAAGCTGTTCGCGAAAGAGCAGCGAAAGCGAGTGACGTTATAA
- a CDS encoding MupG family TIM beta-alpha barrel fold protein codes for MDGISVFQQHTSTEGQNEWLDTAMAAGATTVFTSLHIPEEDATQHKAALLTLGQETRQRGLRLVADISAVTLRNLPFLTAPKEIWQLGLDGVRIDDGISPVVVSQLSQTFQILLNASTLTQELLFACEKHGLERTKVEAWHNYYPRPNTGVGMEWLYDRNQWIQSLGIKTAAFVAGDAERRGPLYDGLPTVERQRHMSPYTAALQLKRKGLVDYVLLGDPAWSMDMQNMWQISKDEKCICLRYRQVLLDAAHQNVLQLPHTTRLDPSEDVVRSAVARRVAVEQKLEIAPLSTKPRRRGTITIDNSTYGRYQGELQLVKRPLPIDQRVNVVGEIVEEDLPIMELMRPGESFRLLPVQG; via the coding sequence ATGGATGGAATTTCTGTGTTCCAGCAGCATACATCTACTGAAGGTCAGAACGAATGGCTTGATACAGCGATGGCCGCTGGGGCAACCACCGTGTTTACGTCGCTTCATATTCCAGAAGAAGATGCGACACAGCACAAGGCGGCGTTATTAACGCTTGGACAAGAAACAAGGCAGAGAGGGCTACGTCTTGTGGCAGATATTTCGGCAGTGACATTACGAAATCTACCGTTTCTGACAGCGCCAAAGGAGATTTGGCAGCTAGGACTTGATGGTGTACGCATCGATGATGGAATTTCTCCTGTCGTCGTTAGCCAGCTCTCGCAAACCTTTCAAATCCTTCTGAATGCAAGCACGTTAACACAGGAGCTATTGTTTGCATGTGAGAAGCATGGGCTTGAACGCACGAAAGTGGAGGCGTGGCACAATTATTATCCACGACCAAACACTGGTGTTGGCATGGAATGGCTTTACGACCGCAATCAATGGATTCAATCATTAGGCATAAAAACGGCTGCGTTTGTTGCGGGGGATGCTGAAAGACGAGGGCCGTTGTATGATGGTCTGCCAACCGTTGAACGGCAACGCCATATGTCTCCGTATACGGCAGCACTGCAATTGAAGCGAAAGGGACTGGTCGATTACGTTCTCCTTGGTGACCCTGCTTGGTCTATGGATATGCAGAACATGTGGCAAATCTCCAAAGACGAAAAATGTATATGTCTCCGGTACCGGCAAGTCCTATTGGACGCGGCACATCAAAACGTACTTCAGCTACCGCATACGACGAGACTGGATCCATCGGAAGACGTCGTTCGGTCGGCAGTGGCGAGACGAGTGGCGGTGGAACAAAAGCTAGAGATTGCTCCGTTGTCCACAAAACCACGAAGACGTGGCACGATAACGATTGACAATAGCACGTATGGCCGCTATCAAGGGGAGCTCCAGCTCGTAAAACGGCCATTGCCTATAGATCAGCGTGTCAATGTTGTAGGAGAGATTGTGGAAGAGGATTTACCCATCATGGAATTGATGCGGCCAGGAGAATCATTCCGTCTTCTTCCTGTTCAAGGATAA
- a CDS encoding PTS transporter subunit EIIC, whose translation MKKEQVLAREILTLVGGEENITSLNHCMTRVRLGIKDDANVDIQALKGTTGVMGVVEDTTLQIVVGPGTVNRVVDEMRKLTSLRVGEEETDFSNLAKDTKAGIKKKNSTPLKNGLRRVGNIFIPLIPALIASGIINGVANFAVNAGVDREETWISILLFFGSGIFSFLGILVGWTTAKEFGGTPALGAIAGIFIINPALENITLFGEDLTAGRGGLIAVMLAAWLMVIVERSCRKFVPVAIDIIMTPLISVLVVGMATLFVIQPVGAFLSNGIVSFINAVLDIGGPVAGAVLGGFFLPLVIVGLHHGLTPIHAQFIESTGVTPILTILAMGGAGQVGAAIAIYMKTKSERLRLTIKGGLPVGFLGIGEPLLYGVTLPLGRPFITACMGAAVGGAFQAIFNTAAHGIGVSGLSLTPLIADGKYLLYLLAIAIAYASGFLFTYLFGFKEEMAKNLE comes from the coding sequence ATGAAAAAGGAACAAGTGCTAGCACGTGAAATTCTTACGCTTGTCGGTGGCGAAGAAAACATCACGAGCCTTAACCATTGCATGACGAGAGTTCGACTTGGCATCAAGGATGATGCAAACGTGGATATTCAAGCTTTAAAAGGAACGACTGGGGTCATGGGTGTGGTCGAGGATACAACATTACAAATTGTCGTCGGACCTGGTACGGTCAACCGTGTTGTCGATGAGATGAGAAAGCTGACGAGCTTACGCGTTGGGGAAGAAGAGACCGATTTTTCGAATCTTGCCAAAGACACGAAAGCCGGAATTAAGAAGAAAAATAGTACGCCATTAAAAAATGGCTTACGACGCGTAGGGAACATCTTTATACCACTTATTCCAGCCTTGATTGCTTCAGGAATTATTAATGGAGTCGCTAATTTCGCTGTAAACGCAGGTGTGGATCGGGAAGAAACATGGATTTCCATTCTGTTGTTTTTTGGAAGCGGTATATTTAGCTTTTTAGGCATTCTTGTCGGGTGGACAACGGCAAAAGAATTTGGCGGTACACCAGCGCTAGGTGCCATTGCCGGTATATTTATTATTAATCCTGCACTTGAAAATATTACGTTGTTTGGAGAAGACCTTACCGCAGGGCGAGGGGGCTTAATTGCCGTCATGCTTGCCGCCTGGCTGATGGTCATTGTAGAACGAAGTTGCCGAAAATTTGTGCCAGTCGCTATTGATATTATTATGACGCCCCTTATTTCTGTGCTTGTTGTCGGGATGGCAACGTTGTTTGTCATCCAGCCTGTAGGGGCTTTCCTGTCGAATGGCATCGTTAGTTTTATCAATGCTGTCTTAGATATTGGTGGTCCAGTGGCAGGAGCGGTTTTAGGTGGGTTTTTCCTCCCGCTCGTTATTGTCGGCCTACACCACGGGCTGACGCCAATCCATGCTCAATTTATTGAAAGTACAGGTGTGACACCTATCTTAACGATTCTCGCGATGGGTGGTGCTGGTCAGGTTGGTGCAGCGATTGCGATTTATATGAAAACGAAAAGTGAGCGATTGCGGTTAACGATTAAAGGTGGTCTGCCTGTTGGTTTCCTAGGTATCGGAGAGCCATTGCTTTACGGGGTGACGCTGCCACTGGGACGTCCATTTATTACCGCTTGTATGGGAGCGGCTGTTGGCGGCGCTTTTCAAGCCATTTTTAACACAGCAGCTCACGGCATCGGGGTATCGGGTTTATCCTTAACGCCGCTCATTGCTGACGGGAAGTATTTGCTTTATTTACTCGCGATAGCGATCGCCTATGCTTCAGGTTTCCTCTTTACGTATTTGTTTGGTTTCAAAGAAGAAATGGCGAAAAATCTGGAGTAG
- the murQ gene encoding N-acetylmuramic acid 6-phosphate etherase, whose product MKLEHMQTEQRNNDTMQLDAMSVREALEAMNKEDQTVATEVQKTIPEIEALVVKAIKRLKTGGRLIYMGAGTSGRLGVLDAAECPPTFGVPPERVIGLIAGGGSAFTEAVEGAEDSKLYGKKDLAAIDLTANDTVIGIAASGRTPYVIGGLAYAREVGALTASISCNHDAPMSQHADIAIEMNTGPEVLTGSTRLKAGTAQKLILNMISTTIMVGLGKVFQNLMVDFMATNEKLQARGRHIIAQATGLSLEEADVYHQKANGQVKVAIVMILADASYDEAVTRLESSDGIVRKAIAQ is encoded by the coding sequence ATGAAACTAGAACACATGCAAACCGAACAACGAAACAACGATACAATGCAACTTGACGCGATGTCTGTACGTGAAGCACTTGAAGCAATGAACAAAGAGGATCAAACCGTTGCTACAGAAGTTCAAAAAACCATTCCTGAAATTGAGGCCCTTGTCGTGAAAGCGATTAAGCGGCTGAAAACGGGGGGGCGGCTGATTTATATGGGCGCAGGGACGAGTGGTCGTCTTGGTGTCCTTGATGCTGCTGAGTGCCCACCAACTTTTGGTGTCCCCCCTGAACGTGTGATCGGGTTGATTGCAGGTGGGGGTTCTGCTTTTACGGAGGCTGTCGAAGGTGCTGAAGACTCGAAACTGTATGGGAAGAAGGATCTTGCTGCCATAGACCTTACCGCCAACGACACGGTAATTGGCATTGCCGCCAGTGGCAGAACGCCTTATGTCATTGGAGGATTGGCGTACGCACGTGAAGTTGGTGCGCTGACAGCAAGTATTTCCTGTAATCATGATGCGCCAATGAGTCAGCATGCCGACATCGCTATCGAGATGAATACGGGGCCTGAGGTGTTGACTGGTTCGACTCGCTTGAAAGCTGGCACGGCACAAAAGCTCATCTTAAATATGATTTCAACAACCATTATGGTTGGACTTGGAAAGGTATTTCAGAATTTAATGGTCGATTTTATGGCAACTAATGAAAAGCTACAAGCTCGCGGTCGACATATTATTGCCCAAGCGACTGGGTTGTCATTAGAAGAAGCTGACGTGTATCATCAAAAAGCGAACGGACAGGTGAAGGTGGCGATCGTGATGATACTCGCGGATGCCTCATATGATGAAGCGGTAACAAGGTTAGAGAGCAGCGATGGAATTGTACGCAAAGCGATAGCTCAATAA
- a CDS encoding carbohydrate ABC transporter permease, with product MGQPSTEVKPYLKKEKWSKRKITRLGVIYFFLLLLASFTIIPFLWTISISLKGDGDPIFSMPPQFIPEHWTLNNFIEVWNTVPIPTYLRNSVLLTIFGVSLPLITSALAAFPLARMKFKGRQFLFILIISTMMIPSEVTMIPMYLVINELNLMGTFAGVIVPGALSPFGIFLLRQAFLNIPKEIEESAIIDGANVWQIFWRILLPMVKPMLGTLCILFFISEWNSFLWPLLILQDESMHPLTVGLYKLQGTFVTNTRLIAAGAMIALIPVIAVFIALQRSFIDAAFSSSIKG from the coding sequence ATGGGTCAGCCATCCACGGAAGTAAAGCCATATCTAAAAAAAGAAAAATGGAGCAAACGTAAAATCACCCGTCTTGGTGTGATCTATTTCTTTTTATTGCTGTTGGCGTCGTTTACGATCATTCCTTTTTTATGGACCATTTCGATCTCTCTAAAAGGTGATGGAGATCCGATCTTTTCAATGCCGCCTCAATTCATCCCTGAACACTGGACGCTCAATAATTTTATTGAAGTGTGGAATACGGTACCGATCCCCACGTATTTGCGAAATAGTGTCCTGCTTACCATTTTCGGGGTGTCGTTGCCGTTAATTACATCTGCGCTTGCGGCATTTCCATTGGCGAGAATGAAATTTAAAGGACGGCAGTTTTTGTTTATTCTTATTATCTCAACAATGATGATTCCGTCAGAAGTGACGATGATCCCAATGTACCTTGTAATTAATGAATTGAATTTAATGGGCACATTTGCAGGAGTCATCGTCCCTGGAGCGCTTTCTCCTTTCGGCATCTTCCTCTTACGGCAAGCCTTTTTGAACATCCCGAAGGAAATTGAGGAATCAGCCATCATTGATGGAGCAAACGTCTGGCAAATCTTTTGGCGGATATTACTGCCGATGGTAAAGCCAATGTTAGGAACGCTTTGTATTCTGTTTTTTATAAGTGAATGGAACAGCTTTTTGTGGCCACTTCTGATATTACAGGATGAAAGTATGCATCCTTTGACTGTAGGCCTTTATAAGCTTCAAGGAACCTTTGTCACAAATACGAGGCTGATTGCAGCTGGTGCGATGATTGCTCTAATTCCGGTGATTGCTGTATTTATCGCTTTACAAAGAAGCTTTATAGACGCCGCTTTTTCCAGCTCGATAAAAGGATAG
- a CDS encoding carbohydrate ABC transporter permease, with amino-acid sequence MYKTRHAVFFLIVPVLLFMVFILLPAISAFFLSFTSYNIFDPIEWVWFDNYKEALQDSDFWNALGNTVLFWVLATPTLVIMPIFVAVLANQKVRGIRVFRLIFYFPVLVSVVVTAILWRWMFNLDGILNYFLSVFNLPAVEWLTSPEMVIPSMALVTIWSGFGYYTLFYLAGLQTVPKDLYEAAELDGAGFFKKHLYITIPMLRPVIFFVSVISTMGAFKEFTLMLTMTNGGPLDASTTVVLLVFKEAFQGLNMGYASAVSFLLFLFILVLTLINEKFIDRNPSGD; translated from the coding sequence GTGTACAAAACAAGGCATGCTGTATTTTTTTTAATCGTTCCCGTGCTGTTATTTATGGTTTTTATTCTCCTGCCGGCCATTAGTGCCTTTTTTCTTAGCTTTACAAGCTACAACATTTTTGATCCGATTGAATGGGTCTGGTTTGATAATTATAAGGAAGCCTTACAGGACAGTGATTTTTGGAATGCGTTAGGGAACACAGTCCTTTTTTGGGTACTTGCGACACCGACGCTTGTCATTATGCCGATTTTTGTAGCTGTGTTGGCAAATCAGAAAGTACGAGGCATTCGTGTGTTTCGTTTGATCTTTTATTTTCCGGTGCTCGTATCTGTAGTTGTTACAGCAATTTTATGGCGCTGGATGTTTAATCTTGATGGCATTTTGAACTATTTTTTAAGTGTCTTCAACTTGCCGGCCGTTGAATGGTTGACAAGCCCTGAGATGGTCATTCCAAGTATGGCGCTTGTGACGATCTGGTCTGGTTTCGGCTATTATACATTGTTTTACTTGGCGGGTTTGCAAACTGTTCCGAAGGATTTGTATGAAGCTGCAGAGCTTGATGGTGCTGGCTTTTTTAAGAAACATCTTTACATCACAATTCCGATGTTACGGCCGGTCATCTTCTTCGTTTCAGTCATTTCAACAATGGGAGCGTTTAAGGAATTCACCTTAATGCTGACGATGACGAATGGTGGTCCATTGGACGCATCAACGACAGTTGTTCTGCTCGTATTTAAGGAAGCTTTCCAAGGCCTAAATATGGGGTATGCCAGTGCAGTATCATTCCTATTGTTTCTATTTATATTGGTTCTCACGCTGATTAACGAAAAATTTATTGATCGAAACCCAAGTGGGGATTAA
- a CDS encoding ABC transporter substrate-binding protein has product MTRKSNVQNIMGFALLMFIMFLTGCSSGGSGTSDGAAGEPTEDAAQGETQEERTIEFMTISLSPTFDEYINGVIDAFEAENEGVTVEWKDAPYDQIEQLVMTSASSGDLPDVINLNTLFLKKLAGLGALVNMDEAAADVKDDYFEGIWQSGDIGDGNFAIPWYVSTSGLLYNEKLLQEAGFDTPPSTFEEAWEYSEVIYEKTGAYGMVIAPNLHTQMPLHGIPIVSEDGTEATINTPEAVELWTTLKEKYDQGLVHKGILLDQAKVPELYAQEKVAFWTTGPQLFRQVNDLAPEVYENSNSAPALVGEAEVQNASIMNLAVPKQSEHVDLAVDFAAFITNSEHQLAFSEEANILPSVKEAAEAEHFTQGEDSDDPAVKGNFFAAQQLELAQDFTIPHENAGEIAEVVNKTFQGVLINDGDPKQALADLETQINSLLQE; this is encoded by the coding sequence AGCACAGGGGGAAACACAAGAAGAGAGAACAATTGAGTTCATGACAATTTCTTTAAGTCCAACGTTCGACGAATACATTAATGGTGTCATCGATGCATTTGAAGCCGAAAATGAAGGTGTGACAGTAGAGTGGAAAGATGCACCTTACGATCAGATTGAACAGCTCGTTATGACAAGTGCTTCGAGTGGTGACTTGCCTGATGTCATTAACTTGAACACATTGTTTCTGAAAAAGCTCGCGGGGCTGGGAGCTTTAGTTAACATGGATGAAGCCGCAGCAGACGTCAAGGATGATTACTTTGAAGGCATTTGGCAATCGGGTGACATTGGTGACGGAAACTTCGCCATCCCTTGGTATGTTTCGACCAGCGGACTGCTTTATAATGAAAAGCTTTTACAGGAAGCTGGCTTTGATACACCGCCATCCACTTTCGAAGAAGCTTGGGAGTATTCAGAGGTCATTTATGAAAAAACGGGCGCGTACGGTATGGTGATAGCTCCTAACTTGCATACACAAATGCCATTACACGGCATTCCAATTGTCTCAGAAGATGGAACAGAAGCGACGATCAATACACCAGAAGCCGTTGAGCTTTGGACGACACTGAAAGAAAAATACGATCAAGGGCTAGTGCATAAAGGAATCTTACTCGATCAAGCAAAAGTGCCAGAGCTTTATGCACAAGAAAAAGTTGCCTTCTGGACGACAGGTCCACAGCTGTTCCGTCAAGTGAATGATTTAGCGCCAGAGGTTTATGAAAATTCGAATTCTGCTCCAGCGCTTGTCGGTGAAGCAGAAGTACAAAATGCATCGATTATGAACTTAGCTGTTCCTAAGCAAAGTGAGCATGTTGACTTGGCGGTAGACTTTGCTGCGTTTATTACAAACAGTGAACATCAATTGGCCTTTTCAGAAGAGGCTAACATTTTACCTTCTGTTAAAGAAGCCGCAGAAGCTGAACATTTCACGCAAGGTGAGGACTCCGACGACCCTGCTGTAAAAGGGAATTTCTTTGCCGCACAACAGCTTGAGCTCGCACAAGACTTTACGATCCCTCATGAAAATGCTGGAGAAATTGCCGAGGTTGTGAATAAAACATTCCAAGGTGTATTGATTAACGATGGAGACCCTAAACAGGCGCTCGCCGATTTAGAGACGCAGATTAATAGTCTGTTACAAGAGTAA